From the Bacteroidales bacterium genome, the window ATCTGATGTATGTGTTTACTCATACAACATACAGAAATGATTTCAGTTTGCATAAAATACTAAGATACAAAGAATTTCTTTATATGATGTGAATCTATGGTCCTTCTTACCGGATCTGTAAACGCAAATCTGCTAGATAGGCGTAATGCAGAAAGATGCGGCAGAATAAAAAATGAAAACTACTTAGCTTCGGTATAAGATTAAAACACTGAATATTTGGAGACCTTCCTTTTCTCTGACTTATACCATTAGTTTTGCACTTTTCTCGCTCGTATGACTCCACACATATACATGGGAACAATCCCTCATTATCAAGCGATTAAAATGGCTTCTCAAAGCTATCAACCGCTTTCCCTAAAGCGTCAATGTCATCCTGCTCCTGAAACACAATATTTTTTCTGATTTTTTCGAAAACTGGCAGTTTACTGACCTGGCTAATGCCTTTACATACTATGATTATCGCAAAAATCCCCGGAAACGTATTCATTTAATCAATAAGAATATAATTCTATAATCCACTTGCAATAAACCCCGAAAAAAAGGGTATATTGCATGCTGTTAGAAACGATCTTACTATGAATGGTTCGATTAAACACACGAATGATTTTCTGCAGGTTATACGTAGCAACGGCAGATATGCTTTTACGATAGATGAACTCATCGAAAAAGTTCCCAAGACAGTTAAGAATATAAGAAAGGATCTTGATAGACTCCGGGATAAAGGTGAGGTGATCAATATCAGAAGAGGGTTTTATACAGTGATTCCCGTCGAGTACCAGAAAATGGGTTCAATTCCTGTAGAGTTGTATATAGATGAACTAATGAGGTACCTGGCAAAGAAGTATTATGTAGGGTTAATAAGTGCAGCTATGTTCCATGGAGCGGCTCATCAGCAGCCACAGGAGTTCTTTGTTTTGACTCAATCTCCAAAACCACGGACGATAAAAAGCAAGAACACCCTGATAAATTTCTCAGAAAAGAAGATTCTCTCTACTTCTGGAATTGAAGAAAAAAAAACAGATACAGGTTACTTTAAGATCTCAAATAAGGAACTTACTTTTCTTGATCTGATTTATTTTGAACAGGGCATTGGAGGTTTCAACCGAATTATTTCAGTCCTTAGAGAATTATCGGAGAGCATAAGCATAACCAGGATGAAAGAAGCGGTTAAGATTGACTTCCCTGTAAGCACATTTCAACGTGCAGGATTTATAGCTGAACATATCCTAATGAATGACAAGCTTGCAAGTATTTTTGAGAATAAGTTGGCTACTGAAAGCATGAAAAAAGTGTTTTTGAAATCTTCAACTGACAAAACTGGGATATGGAATGAAAAATGGAAGTTGATTGTGAATTCTAATATCGAAGATGAAATATGATACCAAGAGCTTTTATTTACGAATGGCAGGAAAGAGCGCCATGGCAAACAAATGCTCAAATTGAACAGGATTTGATTATTGAAAGGTCTTTGGTTGAATTATTTTCCGATGATTTAATTAAGAATAGCCTGGCATTTAGAGGTGGAACCGCCTTACATAAGCTATTTATGAAACCACAGGCGAGATATTCCGAAGATATTGACCTGGTACAAATAGAACAAGGACCTATAAGTCCGGTATTAAAAAGAATACGGGAAAAACTTTCATTCCTGGGGACCAAAAGGACGGTAAAGCAACACATCCATAACAATACGATCCTATATCGGTTTGAAACTGAAATTCAGCCGGTTATTAATATGAGGTTAAAAATAGAGATCAACACCCGGGAACATTTTAACATCCTTGGTTTACAGGAATTTACTTTTCAAATGGAGAACTCGTGGTTTTCAGGTGGCTGTCAACTGACTACATTCACACTAGAAGAACTCTTAGGGACAAAACTAAGAGCGTTATATCAAAGAAGAAAAGGAAGGGACCTGTTTGATTTATATTGGGCACTAACCCATTATAACATTCACTCTAATGACTTGATCAAGTGCTACAAAGGATATATGAGTTTTTCAGAAGGCCAGTCTCCATCCTCTAACATGTTTATAAATAATTTGGATGAAAAGATGAAGGATAAGGAATTTTCCAGCGATATGCATGCTATTCTTCGCCCAGGTATAGATTATAATCCTCTGGTTGCTTGTGAATTAGTAAAACACGAATTGATAGAGAAAATTTAAATCTTCTTTAAATTCTAAATGGTGCTCATAGATTCATTGACACAGAAATTAATAATCTTCAAATCCCTTTTCAAGGGCAGAGAAGATGTGTTTGCAACCAGATGGGAAAGTGGGAACAA encodes:
- a CDS encoding type IV toxin-antitoxin system AbiEi family antitoxin domain-containing protein, whose amino-acid sequence is MNGSIKHTNDFLQVIRSNGRYAFTIDELIEKVPKTVKNIRKDLDRLRDKGEVINIRRGFYTVIPVEYQKMGSIPVELYIDELMRYLAKKYYVGLISAAMFHGAAHQQPQEFFVLTQSPKPRTIKSKNTLINFSEKKILSTSGIEEKKTDTGYFKISNKELTFLDLIYFEQGIGGFNRIISVLRELSESISITRMKEAVKIDFPVSTFQRAGFIAEHILMNDKLASIFENKLATESMKKVFLKSSTDKTGIWNEKWKLIVNSNIEDEI
- a CDS encoding nucleotidyl transferase AbiEii/AbiGii toxin family protein, which codes for MIPRAFIYEWQERAPWQTNAQIEQDLIIERSLVELFSDDLIKNSLAFRGGTALHKLFMKPQARYSEDIDLVQIEQGPISPVLKRIREKLSFLGTKRTVKQHIHNNTILYRFETEIQPVINMRLKIEINTREHFNILGLQEFTFQMENSWFSGGCQLTTFTLEELLGTKLRALYQRRKGRDLFDLYWALTHYNIHSNDLIKCYKGYMSFSEGQSPSSNMFINNLDEKMKDKEFSSDMHAILRPGIDYNPLVACELVKHELIEKI